The Serratia rhizosphaerae genome has a segment encoding these proteins:
- the dgt gene encoding dGTPase translates to MSGIDFKQKISFQRPFSNPIAAEQEYDIVRQFESDRGRIVNSAAIRRLQQKTQVFPLERNAAVRSRLTHSMEVQQVGRHIAKEILNRFKQEQRIDELGLTNLLDPFESIVEMACLMHDIGNPPFGHFGESAINDWFSQRLDPASCGSEPNSQDGCQVEVLRLREGDGDLNRLRSRIRHDLSQFEGNAQAIRLVYTLLKLNLTYAQVGCILKYTRPAYWAQAIPDSHSYLMKKPGFYLAEEAFVDRLRRELQMGEFDRFPLTYIMEAADDISYCIADLEDAVEKNIFTVDQLYHYLSQEWGAVTPGDLFDKTVAGAFGKIAQGGARRSSEDQFFMYLRVFTVAKLVPHAAGRFIDNLDGIYQGSFNQALLEDSSPAYRLLKVFKKVAFKYVFNHPEVEQLELQGYRVISGLLDIYSPLLAMSLADFSQLVQEDSHRGFPIETRLFHKLSTKHRLAYIEAVEGIQYLSLEQREIREYYFRARLLQDYISGMTDLYAYDEYRRLMAAE, encoded by the coding sequence ATGTCCGGGATCGACTTTAAACAGAAAATCAGCTTTCAGCGCCCGTTCAGCAATCCGATCGCGGCGGAGCAGGAATATGACATTGTCCGCCAGTTTGAAAGCGACCGCGGGCGGATCGTCAACTCGGCGGCGATTCGCCGGCTGCAGCAGAAAACCCAGGTCTTCCCGCTGGAGCGCAACGCGGCGGTGCGCAGCCGGTTAACCCACTCGATGGAAGTACAGCAGGTGGGGCGGCACATTGCCAAAGAGATCCTCAACCGCTTTAAGCAAGAGCAGCGTATTGATGAACTCGGCCTGACCAATCTGCTGGATCCGTTTGAAAGCATCGTTGAAATGGCCTGCCTGATGCATGATATCGGCAATCCGCCGTTTGGCCACTTCGGCGAGTCGGCGATTAACGACTGGTTCAGCCAGCGGCTCGATCCGGCCAGCTGCGGCAGCGAGCCGAACAGCCAGGACGGCTGCCAGGTCGAGGTGCTGCGCCTGCGTGAAGGGGATGGCGATCTGAACCGACTGCGCAGCCGCATCCGCCACGATCTGAGCCAGTTTGAAGGCAACGCACAGGCGATCCGGCTGGTGTATACGCTGCTGAAACTGAACCTGACCTATGCGCAGGTGGGCTGCATCCTGAAATATACCCGCCCGGCGTATTGGGCGCAGGCGATCCCTGACAGTCACAGCTATTTGATGAAAAAGCCGGGTTTCTATCTGGCGGAGGAAGCGTTTGTTGACCGCCTGCGGCGTGAATTGCAGATGGGGGAATTCGACCGTTTCCCGCTGACCTATATCATGGAAGCTGCCGATGATATTTCTTATTGCATTGCCGATTTGGAAGACGCGGTGGAAAAAAACATTTTCACCGTCGATCAGCTTTATCACTATTTGAGCCAGGAATGGGGCGCGGTGACGCCGGGCGATCTGTTTGATAAAACGGTGGCCGGCGCGTTTGGCAAAATAGCGCAGGGCGGCGCGCGACGCAGTTCGGAAGATCAGTTCTTTATGTACCTGCGGGTATTTACCGTTGCTAAACTGGTGCCGCACGCCGCCGGGCGTTTTATTGATAATCTGGACGGGATTTATCAGGGCAGCTTTAATCAGGCGCTGCTGGAGGATTCCAGCCCGGCGTACCGGCTGCTGAAAGTCTTCAAGAAGGTGGCGTTTAAATACGTGTTCAACCATCCGGAAGTGGAACAGCTGGAGCTGCAGGGCTACCGGGTCATCAGCGGTCTGCTGGATATTTACAGCCCGCTGCTGGCGATGTCGCTGGCGGATTTCAGCCAACTGGTGCAGGAAGACAGCCACCGTGGTTTCCCGATTGAGACGCGGCTGTTTCATAAATTATCCACCAAGCATCGGCTGGCTTATATCGAAGCCGTCGAGGGGATACAGTATTTATCGTTGGAGCAGCGGGAAATTCGCGAATATTATTTCCGCGCGCGGCTGTTACAGGATTATATCAGCGGTATGACCGATCTTTACGCCTATGACGAATACCGGCGTTTAATGGCGGCGGAATAA
- the mtnN gene encoding 5'-methylthioadenosine/S-adenosylhomocysteine nucleosidase: MKVGIIGAMEQEVTLLRDQIENRQTIQRAGCEIYTGQINGVEIALLKSGIGKVSAAMGTTLLLEHCQPDMVINTGSAGGLAATLKVGDIVVSEEVRYHDADVTAFGYEPGQMAGCPAAFVANDALIALAEHCIRQLDLNAVRGLICSGDAFINGAEPLARIRATFPSVAAVEMEAAAIAHVCHQFSTPFVVVRAISDVADSESHMSFDEFLTVAAKQSSLMVNAMLQMLAKRD; this comes from the coding sequence ATGAAAGTAGGCATTATCGGCGCCATGGAGCAGGAAGTTACCCTGCTGCGCGATCAAATCGAAAACCGTCAGACCATCCAGCGCGCAGGCTGTGAAATTTACACCGGCCAGATCAACGGAGTAGAGATTGCGCTGCTGAAATCCGGCATCGGTAAAGTCTCGGCGGCGATGGGCACCACCCTGCTGCTGGAGCACTGCCAGCCGGATATGGTGATCAACACCGGTTCCGCCGGCGGTCTGGCCGCCACGCTGAAAGTCGGGGATATCGTGGTGTCCGAAGAAGTCCGCTACCACGATGCCGACGTCACCGCATTCGGCTATGAGCCGGGCCAGATGGCAGGCTGCCCGGCGGCGTTCGTCGCCAACGACGCGCTGATCGCCCTGGCGGAACACTGCATCCGCCAGTTGGATCTTAACGCGGTACGCGGCCTGATCTGCAGCGGTGACGCCTTTATCAACGGCGCAGAACCGCTGGCGCGCATTCGCGCCACCTTCCCGAGCGTCGCGGCGGTGGAAATGGAAGCGGCGGCGATCGCCCACGTCTGCCACCAGTTCAGTACGCCGTTTGTGGTGGTGCGCGCCATCTCCGACGTGGCCGACAGCGAGTCGCATATGAGCTTTGACGAGTTCCTGACCGTAGCTGCCAAACAGTCCTCGCTGATGGTCAACGCAATGCTGCAGATGTTGGCAAAGCGCGACTAA
- the btuF gene encoding vitamin B12 ABC transporter substrate-binding protein BtuF: protein MKRRFCCLLWLLALAVSLPAAAAQRVISLAPNTTELAYAAGMGDTLLAASAFSDYPPQAKKLEQVASWQGVNLERILALKPDLILAWRGGNPQRVLDQLAAFGIPIFYADAKTPEEIARLLDDLAAYSPHPEQAHQSAAQVRQQLARLKARYADNPQRRVLLQFGTQPLFTSSAATLQSRLLSLCGGENIFADSRVPWPQISREQVLARQPQAIVISGGAKEVANVKAFWSPQLQVPVIALNEDWFNRAGPRIMLAAQQLCSQLAEIR from the coding sequence GTGAAACGACGCTTTTGCTGCCTGTTGTGGCTGCTGGCGCTGGCGGTCTCCCTGCCCGCCGCAGCCGCACAGCGGGTGATCAGCCTGGCGCCCAATACCACCGAACTGGCCTACGCCGCCGGCATGGGGGATACCCTGCTGGCGGCCAGCGCCTTTTCCGATTACCCGCCGCAGGCCAAGAAGCTCGAACAGGTGGCGTCGTGGCAAGGAGTTAATCTGGAGCGGATCCTGGCGTTAAAGCCGGATCTGATCCTGGCCTGGCGCGGCGGCAACCCACAGCGGGTCCTGGATCAGCTCGCCGCATTCGGCATTCCGATCTTTTACGCCGACGCCAAAACGCCGGAAGAGATCGCCCGTTTGCTGGACGATCTGGCCGCTTACAGTCCGCACCCGGAGCAGGCGCATCAGTCAGCGGCGCAGGTACGACAGCAGCTCGCCCGTCTGAAGGCCCGCTATGCCGATAACCCACAGCGCCGCGTGCTGCTGCAGTTCGGCACCCAGCCGCTGTTCACCAGCTCCGCCGCGACGCTGCAAAGCCGGCTGCTGAGCCTGTGCGGCGGCGAAAACATTTTTGCCGACAGCCGCGTGCCCTGGCCGCAAATCAGCCGCGAGCAGGTGCTGGCGCGGCAGCCGCAGGCGATCGTCATCAGCGGCGGCGCCAAAGAGGTTGCCAACGTCAAGGCATTCTGGTCGCCGCAGCTGCAGGTGCCGGTCATCGCGCTGAATGAAGATTGGTTCAACCGCGCAGGGCCGCGCATTATGCTGGCGGCGCAGCAGCTGTGCAGCCAACTGGCGGAGATTCGCTGA
- a CDS encoding TRIC cation channel family protein, producing MLVFWLDILGTAVFAISGVLLAGKLRMDPFGVLVLGVVTAVGGGTIRDMALANGPVFWVQDPTDLVVAMITCVLTLMLVRQPRRLPKWVLPVLDAVGLAVFVGIGVNKAFAAGSGALVAVCMGVITGVGGGIIRDVLAREIPMILRTEIYATACIIGGIVHATAYSSFGMPLQQAMMLGMTITLLIRLAAIRWHLKLPAFILEQ from the coding sequence ATGCTGGTGTTCTGGCTGGATATCCTCGGCACGGCGGTGTTCGCCATCTCCGGCGTATTGCTGGCCGGCAAGCTGCGGATGGATCCTTTCGGCGTGCTGGTGCTCGGGGTGGTGACCGCCGTGGGCGGCGGCACCATCCGCGACATGGCGCTGGCCAACGGCCCGGTGTTCTGGGTGCAGGATCCCACCGATTTGGTGGTGGCGATGATCACCTGCGTGCTGACGCTGATGCTGGTGCGCCAACCGCGCCGTCTGCCGAAATGGGTGTTGCCGGTGCTGGATGCCGTCGGGCTGGCGGTGTTCGTCGGTATCGGCGTCAACAAGGCCTTTGCCGCCGGCAGCGGCGCGCTGGTGGCGGTGTGTATGGGCGTGATTACCGGCGTCGGCGGCGGCATTATCCGCGACGTGCTGGCACGCGAAATCCCGATGATCCTGCGCACGGAAATCTACGCCACCGCCTGTATTATCGGCGGCATCGTGCACGCCACGGCGTATTCCAGCTTCGGCATGCCGCTGCAGCAGGCGATGATGCTCGGCATGACCATTACGCTGCTGATCCGGCTGGCGGCCATTCGCTGGCACCTGAAGCTGCCGGCGTTTATTCTCGAACAATAA
- the erpA gene encoding iron-sulfur cluster insertion protein ErpA: protein MSEETALPLQFTEAAANKVKFLIADEENPNLKLRVYITGGGCSGFQYGFTFDDKVNEGDMTIEKQGVALVVDPMSLQYLVGGSVDYTEGLEGSRFVVTNPNAKTTCGCGSSFSI, encoded by the coding sequence ATGAGTGAAGAAACAGCACTGCCCCTGCAATTTACCGAGGCAGCAGCGAACAAGGTGAAATTCCTGATTGCTGATGAAGAAAATCCGAACCTGAAGTTGCGGGTTTACATCACCGGCGGCGGCTGCAGCGGATTCCAATACGGCTTCACTTTTGACGATAAGGTCAACGAAGGCGATATGACCATCGAAAAACAGGGCGTGGCTCTGGTGGTCGATCCGATGAGCCTGCAATATCTGGTGGGCGGTTCGGTGGATTATACCGAAGGTCTGGAAGGGTCGCGCTTTGTGGTGACCAACCCGAATGCCAAAACCACCTGCGGCTGCGGCTCGTCGTTCAGCATCTAA
- the hemL gene encoding glutamate-1-semialdehyde 2,1-aminomutase has protein sequence MSLHSKSESLYAEAQQLIPGGVNSPVRAFTGVGGVPLFIERADGAYLFDADGKAYIDYVGSWGPMVLGHNHPAIRNAVIAAAERGLSFGAPTEMEVKMAALVTELVPTMDMVRMVNSGTEATMSAIRLARGYTQRDKIIKFEGCYHGHADCLLVKAGSGALTLGQPNSPGVPADFAKHTLTCTYNDLDSVRSAFEQYPSEIACIIVEPVAGNMNCVPPQPDFLPGLRALCDQYGALLIIDEVMTGFRVALAGAQAHYGVEPDLTCLGKIIGGGMPVGAFGGRRDVMEALAPTGPVYQAGTLSGNPIAMAAGFACLSEVAQPGVHQTLGELTEMLADGLRHAALAENIPLVINNVGGMFGLFFTDADAVTCYQDVMQCDAERFKRFFHLMLDEGVYLAPSAFEAGFMSVAHSKEDIQRTIDAARRCFAKL, from the coding sequence ATGAGCTTACACAGCAAGTCCGAAAGTCTGTACGCCGAAGCGCAGCAGCTGATCCCCGGCGGGGTGAACTCCCCGGTGCGGGCATTTACCGGCGTCGGCGGGGTGCCGCTGTTTATCGAACGTGCCGACGGCGCCTACCTTTTTGACGCCGACGGCAAAGCCTATATCGATTACGTCGGCTCCTGGGGCCCGATGGTGCTGGGCCATAACCATCCTGCCATTCGCAACGCCGTCATTGCCGCCGCCGAACGCGGCCTGAGCTTTGGCGCACCGACCGAAATGGAAGTAAAAATGGCCGCGCTGGTGACCGAACTGGTGCCGACGATGGATATGGTGCGCATGGTGAACTCCGGCACCGAAGCCACCATGAGCGCCATCCGTCTGGCGCGCGGCTACACCCAGCGCGATAAAATCATCAAGTTTGAAGGCTGTTACCACGGCCACGCCGACTGCCTGCTGGTCAAAGCCGGTTCCGGCGCGCTGACCCTCGGCCAACCGAACTCACCGGGCGTACCGGCGGACTTCGCCAAACATACCCTGACCTGCACCTATAACGATCTGGACTCGGTACGCAGCGCCTTTGAACAATACCCGTCAGAGATTGCCTGTATCATCGTCGAGCCGGTGGCGGGCAATATGAACTGCGTACCGCCGCAGCCGGACTTCCTGCCGGGGCTGCGCGCACTGTGTGATCAGTACGGCGCGCTGTTGATTATTGACGAGGTAATGACCGGTTTCCGCGTGGCGCTGGCCGGCGCACAGGCGCACTACGGCGTTGAGCCGGACCTGACCTGCCTGGGTAAAATCATCGGCGGCGGTATGCCGGTGGGAGCATTCGGCGGCCGTCGCGACGTGATGGAAGCGCTGGCGCCGACCGGCCCGGTGTATCAGGCCGGGACGCTGTCCGGCAACCCGATCGCCATGGCGGCGGGCTTTGCCTGCCTGAGCGAGGTGGCGCAGCCGGGCGTTCACCAGACGCTGGGCGAACTGACCGAAATGCTGGCGGACGGCCTGCGCCATGCCGCACTGGCGGAGAACATCCCGCTGGTGATCAACAACGTCGGCGGCATGTTCGGCCTGTTCTTTACCGATGCCGACGCAGTCACCTGCTATCAGGACGTGATGCAGTGCGACGCCGAACGCTTTAAGCGCTTCTTCCACCTGATGCTGGACGAAGGCGTATATCTGGCGCCGTCCGCCTTTGAAGCAGGCTTTATGTCCGTCGCCCACAGCAAAGAAGACATTCAGCGCACCATCGACGCCGCGCGTCGCTGCTTCGCTAAGCTGTAA
- the ampE gene encoding beta-lactamase regulator AmpE: MTLFSLLLVLAWERLFKLGEHWQLDHRLEVVFRRLRRFSLLQTLALACGWMVVVWGILWLAQGLFFGLLTLLLWIVVALLCVGAGIKRKHYRAYLKAARQGDSHAVDAMAEELALIHGLPVDCSEEERLRELQNALLWINYRYYLAPLFWFVACGPYGPIALAGYAFLRAYQTWLARHNTPLERSQSGIDALLHWLDWIPVRLAGVAYALIGHGERALPAWFASLGDRRTSQYQVLTRLAQFALARDPHDDPVQTPRAAVVLARKVTMILVVVVAVLTIYGTLL, from the coding sequence ATGACGCTGTTTTCGCTGTTACTGGTTCTGGCATGGGAACGTTTATTCAAGCTGGGCGAGCATTGGCAGCTGGATCACCGGCTTGAAGTGGTTTTCCGGCGTCTGCGCCGTTTTTCGCTGCTGCAGACGCTGGCGCTGGCCTGCGGCTGGATGGTGGTGGTCTGGGGCATTTTATGGCTGGCGCAGGGGCTATTTTTCGGTCTGCTGACGCTGCTGTTGTGGATTGTCGTGGCGCTGCTGTGCGTCGGGGCGGGCATTAAGCGCAAGCATTACCGCGCCTACCTGAAGGCGGCGCGTCAGGGCGACAGCCATGCGGTTGATGCCATGGCGGAAGAGCTGGCGCTGATCCACGGCCTGCCGGTGGACTGCAGCGAAGAAGAGCGTCTGCGCGAACTGCAAAATGCGCTGCTGTGGATTAACTACCGCTATTATCTGGCGCCGCTGTTCTGGTTTGTGGCGTGCGGTCCTTATGGGCCGATCGCGTTGGCCGGCTATGCTTTCCTGCGTGCTTACCAAACCTGGCTGGCGCGGCACAATACGCCGCTGGAGCGTTCGCAGTCGGGGATTGATGCATTGCTGCACTGGCTGGATTGGATCCCGGTGCGGCTGGCGGGCGTGGCCTATGCGCTGATCGGCCACGGAGAAAGGGCGCTGCCGGCCTGGTTCGCCTCGCTGGGCGATCGCCGTACTTCACAGTACCAGGTGCTGACGCGTCTGGCGCAGTTTGCGCTGGCGCGGGACCCGCATGACGATCCGGTACAAACGCCGCGTGCCGCGGTGGTGTTGGCGCGTAAGGTGACGATGATTCTGGTGGTGGTGGTGGCGGTGCTGACGATTTACGGCACCTTGCTGTAA
- the nadC gene encoding carboxylating nicotinate-nucleotide diphosphorylase translates to MPTRRYSADSRRAELLERIEHDIPFAVAQALREDLGGEVNPERDITAQLLPADKQAEATIITREAGVFCGQRWLNEVFIQLGNQVRVEWLAADGETVTPNQPLCRLSGPARIMLTGERTALNFVQTLSGVATAVSRYVALLEGTQTRLLDTRKTLPGLRTALKYAVLCGGGNNHRLGLSDAFLIKENHIIASGSIKNAVEKAFWLHADVPVEVEVESLDELQQALDAGADIIMLDNFSVPMMKQAVELTQHRALLEVSGNVTSDTLRQYAETGVDYISVGALTKHITALDLSMRFK, encoded by the coding sequence ATGCCGACACGCCGCTACAGCGCCGACAGCCGTCGTGCTGAACTTCTTGAACGAATTGAACATGATATCCCTTTTGCCGTCGCCCAGGCGTTACGGGAAGATCTGGGTGGTGAAGTCAATCCTGAACGGGATATTACCGCCCAGCTGCTGCCGGCGGACAAACAGGCCGAAGCCACGATCATCACCCGTGAAGCCGGCGTGTTTTGCGGCCAGCGCTGGTTAAATGAAGTCTTTATTCAGCTGGGTAATCAGGTGCGCGTGGAATGGCTGGCGGCCGACGGCGAAACGGTGACGCCGAACCAGCCGCTGTGCCGTCTGAGCGGCCCGGCGCGCATTATGCTGACCGGCGAGCGCACCGCGCTCAACTTTGTACAGACCCTGTCGGGCGTGGCGACCGCCGTCAGCCGCTATGTCGCACTGCTGGAAGGCACGCAGACGCGGCTGCTGGACACGCGTAAAACGCTGCCGGGGCTGCGCACCGCACTGAAGTACGCCGTGCTGTGCGGCGGCGGCAATAACCACCGGCTGGGGCTGTCCGACGCCTTCCTGATCAAGGAAAATCATATTATCGCCTCCGGCTCGATCAAGAACGCGGTGGAGAAAGCCTTCTGGCTGCACGCCGACGTGCCGGTCGAAGTGGAAGTGGAATCGCTGGACGAACTGCAGCAGGCGCTGGACGCCGGCGCGGATATCATCATGCTGGATAACTTCAGCGTGCCGATGATGAAGCAGGCGGTGGAACTGACCCAGCATCGCGCACTGCTGGAGGTCTCCGGTAATGTCACCAGCGACACCTTGCGCCAATACGCTGAAACCGGCGTGGACTATATTTCGGTCGGCGCGCTCACCAAGCACATCACCGCCCTCGATTTATCCATGCGCTTTAAATAA
- the ppdD gene encoding prepilin peptidase-dependent pilin: protein METQRGFTLIELMVVIAIIATLSAIGVPAYQRYIQKAAMTDMLQTMAPYKMAVELCVLDSGVADECNAGSKGIPTGAASRYVSAVSVSRGVITLTGAQTLQGLTVTMTPTPDSNGLMRWARSCSAAESSALQDTCQEVFRFDDAPEPS, encoded by the coding sequence ATGGAAACACAACGTGGATTTACCCTGATCGAACTGATGGTGGTGATCGCCATCATCGCCACCCTGAGCGCCATCGGCGTGCCCGCCTACCAGCGCTATATTCAGAAAGCGGCAATGACCGATATGTTGCAGACGATGGCCCCCTATAAAATGGCGGTAGAGCTGTGCGTGCTGGACAGCGGCGTGGCCGACGAATGCAACGCCGGCAGCAAAGGCATCCCGACTGGCGCCGCCTCGCGCTATGTCAGCGCCGTCAGCGTCAGCCGGGGGGTTATTACGCTCACTGGCGCCCAGACGCTGCAGGGATTAACGGTCACGATGACGCCGACGCCGGACAGCAACGGCCTGATGCGTTGGGCGCGCAGTTGCAGCGCGGCGGAAAGCAGCGCGCTGCAGGATACCTGCCAGGAAGTATTCCGCTTTGACGATGCGCCGGAACCATCCTGA
- the gspE gene encoding type II secretion system protein GspE produces the protein MNQAINAEIHTLCRRYQALALSEDEQCLTIALHGEPSAPLLNALRFASGKRIALEQWPLARLEQALFQSPALQPAQEEDAGAHSPTLDDDADAPAVNFINQTLRSAIQRRASDIHFEPYQQQLSIRLRIDGVLQTVSPPPLALGQRIIARLKIMAQLDIAERRLPQDGQLGVQLDRSRYSMRISTLPTLYGEKVVLRILQTDRQDLPLEQLGMTEADRTQFAAALAGPQGMILVTGPTGSGKTVTLYSGLHQLNDRQRNLCSVEDPVEIPLFGINQTQVNGKIDLSFSRVLRALLRQDPDVIMIGEIRDGETAEIAVKAAQTGHLVLSTLHTNSTSETLTRLTNMGIPGYLLAASLKLVIAQRLVRRLCLHCRRPQTETLHFPAALWPRPLTPWRAEGCEHCFGGYYGRIGIYELLHITSEIQHGLLHQLTAEQLNEIAQRQGQTSLLQAGLALVAEGITSLQEVYRVIGHTELQP, from the coding sequence ATGAACCAGGCCATCAACGCGGAAATACACACCCTGTGCCGGCGCTATCAGGCGCTGGCGCTGAGCGAAGACGAGCAATGCCTGACCATCGCTCTGCACGGCGAACCGTCGGCGCCGCTGCTCAATGCGCTGCGCTTCGCCAGCGGGAAACGCATTGCACTGGAGCAGTGGCCGCTGGCGCGGCTGGAACAGGCGCTGTTCCAGTCGCCGGCGCTTCAGCCGGCTCAAGAAGAGGATGCCGGGGCGCACAGCCCCACGCTGGATGACGATGCCGATGCGCCCGCGGTCAACTTTATCAACCAAACGCTGCGCAGCGCGATCCAACGGCGCGCCTCCGACATTCACTTTGAACCTTACCAACAACAGCTCAGCATCCGCCTACGCATCGATGGCGTACTGCAGACGGTCTCTCCGCCGCCGCTGGCCCTGGGCCAGCGCATTATCGCCCGGCTGAAGATCATGGCTCAGTTGGACATTGCCGAACGGCGTCTGCCGCAGGACGGCCAGCTCGGCGTTCAGCTGGATCGCAGCCGCTACTCGATGCGCATCTCCACCCTGCCGACGCTGTACGGCGAAAAGGTGGTGCTGCGGATCCTGCAAACCGACCGGCAGGATCTGCCGCTGGAGCAACTGGGCATGACGGAGGCGGATCGCACGCAGTTTGCCGCCGCCCTCGCCGGCCCGCAGGGGATGATTCTGGTCACCGGCCCCACCGGCAGCGGAAAAACCGTCACGCTGTACAGCGGCCTGCACCAGTTGAACGATCGGCAGCGCAATCTGTGCAGCGTCGAGGATCCCGTCGAGATCCCGCTGTTTGGCATCAACCAGACGCAGGTCAACGGCAAAATCGACCTGAGTTTCTCCCGCGTACTGCGGGCGCTGCTGCGCCAGGATCCGGACGTGATCATGATCGGCGAGATCCGCGACGGAGAAACCGCCGAGATCGCAGTGAAAGCCGCCCAGACCGGCCATCTGGTGCTGTCGACCTTGCATACCAACTCCACCAGCGAAACCCTGACCCGTCTGACCAATATGGGCATCCCCGGCTACCTGCTGGCGGCCAGCCTCAAGCTGGTGATCGCCCAGCGGCTGGTGCGGCGGCTGTGCCTGCACTGCCGCCGCCCGCAAACGGAAACGCTGCACTTCCCCGCCGCGCTGTGGCCCCGCCCGTTGACGCCATGGCGCGCCGAAGGCTGTGAACACTGTTTCGGCGGCTATTACGGCCGCATCGGCATCTATGAATTACTGCACATCACCAGTGAGATCCAACACGGGTTACTTCACCAGCTAACGGCGGAGCAGTTGAACGAGATCGCACAGCGGCAGGGGCAAACATCGCTGCTGCAGGCCGGGCTGGCGCTGGTTGCGGAAGGTATTACGTCGCTGCAGGAAGTTTATCGCGTGATAGGCCACACGGAGCTACAGCCATGA
- the hofC gene encoding protein transport protein HofC, which produces MTSRRLFLWQAINSQGELVPGESLAERKEQVYQLLIEQNLQPYQVARGKPVGRRQWRGEALTLFTRQLATLLQAGLPLMNALQLLAQQHQSAPWRCLLQEIGEHVAQGQPLSEVTAGYHDVFPPIYRQLITLGELTGNLDRCCQQLAQQQEEQQKLRKKVLKAIRYPLFICAVTILVSLLMLLMVLPEFASVYQSFDAPLPWFTQGLMNLSALLVSAGPYVLLAGALLAGGYWRCCHPHSRWRRREQRLCLRLPLIAQLIKGASLSQIFRTLHMTQQAGLTLLEGLDAALLSMENLFFRQALENIRQRLNQGLPLYQALAEQPLFPPLCQQLARVGEESGTLDTLLGKLASWHEQQTHELADALAQTLEPLLMLTIGIIVGGLVIAMYLPIFQLGTVLG; this is translated from the coding sequence ATGACGTCGCGGCGGCTTTTTCTCTGGCAGGCCATTAATAGTCAAGGTGAATTGGTTCCGGGAGAGTCGCTGGCTGAACGCAAAGAGCAGGTTTATCAGCTGCTGATTGAGCAGAACCTGCAGCCCTATCAGGTCGCACGCGGCAAGCCGGTTGGCCGGCGACAATGGCGTGGCGAAGCATTGACCCTATTCACCCGCCAGCTGGCTACGCTGCTGCAGGCCGGGCTGCCGCTGATGAACGCACTGCAGCTGCTGGCGCAGCAGCATCAGTCCGCTCCATGGCGCTGTCTGCTGCAGGAGATCGGTGAACACGTGGCTCAGGGTCAGCCGCTGTCCGAAGTGACGGCCGGCTACCACGACGTGTTTCCGCCTATTTATCGCCAGCTAATCACCTTGGGCGAACTGACCGGCAACCTCGACCGCTGTTGCCAGCAGCTGGCGCAACAGCAGGAAGAGCAGCAGAAGCTGCGCAAAAAAGTGCTGAAGGCCATCCGCTATCCGCTGTTTATCTGCGCGGTGACCATACTGGTCAGCCTGCTGATGCTGCTGATGGTGCTGCCCGAATTCGCCAGCGTGTATCAGTCGTTCGACGCGCCGCTGCCCTGGTTTACCCAGGGACTCATGAATCTGTCAGCGTTATTGGTCAGCGCCGGCCCCTATGTATTACTGGCCGGCGCCCTGCTGGCGGGCGGCTACTGGCGCTGTTGCCATCCGCACTCCCGCTGGCGACGGCGGGAACAGCGGCTCTGCCTGCGTCTGCCGCTGATTGCGCAGCTGATTAAAGGCGCCAGCCTGAGCCAGATCTTCCGCACGCTGCATATGACCCAACAGGCGGGTCTAACATTGCTCGAAGGGCTGGATGCGGCGCTGCTGTCGATGGAGAATCTGTTTTTCCGTCAGGCGCTGGAGAATATTCGGCAACGGCTGAACCAGGGGCTGCCGCTGTATCAGGCGCTGGCGGAACAGCCGCTGTTTCCGCCGTTGTGCCAGCAGCTGGCGCGCGTCGGGGAAGAGTCCGGCACTCTGGACACCCTGCTGGGCAAACTGGCGTCATGGCATGAACAGCAGACGCATGAGCTGGCGGACGCTTTGGCTCAAACGCTGGAACCGCTGCTGATGCTGACCATCGGCATCATCGTCGGCGGCCTGGTGATCGCCATGTATTTGCCGATTTTTCAATTGGGAACGGTGTTGGGGTAA